In a genomic window of Dissulfuribacter thermophilus:
- the argB gene encoding acetylglutamate kinase, with product MSIRAEVLIEALPYIRKFYGKTVVIKYGGHAMVDDRLKENFVLDIILMKYIGIRPVVVHGGGPQITKTLERMGIKPTFVEGQRVTDDETMSVVEMVLVGTVNKEIVGLINSHGGRAVGLSGRDGDLIKTSRMKIYKYTGDERPPEIIDIGRVGKVEEVNVEVIYALENSGFVPVIAPVGVGPDGTAHNINADLVAGAIAGALKAEKLILLTDVPGVMVKSEDGQDKLIHSMTVKEVDKLIEEGIAQGGMIPKLKACKKALNAGVKKAHIIDGRVEHAIILELLTDEGIGTEVVGE from the coding sequence ATGAGCATACGAGCGGAAGTATTGATAGAGGCCCTCCCCTATATCAGGAAATTTTATGGCAAAACTGTGGTCATTAAATACGGTGGCCACGCCATGGTGGATGATAGGCTAAAGGAAAATTTTGTCCTCGATATCATCCTCATGAAATATATCGGCATAAGACCTGTAGTAGTCCATGGAGGAGGCCCTCAAATCACCAAGACACTGGAGAGAATGGGCATTAAGCCCACCTTTGTCGAAGGCCAGAGGGTCACAGATGATGAGACCATGAGTGTAGTGGAGATGGTGCTAGTTGGCACTGTCAACAAAGAAATAGTAGGACTCATAAACTCCCATGGCGGCAGGGCAGTGGGTCTTTCTGGAAGGGATGGTGACCTCATAAAGACATCTCGCATGAAAATATACAAGTACACAGGAGATGAACGCCCACCTGAAATCATTGACATCGGGAGGGTTGGCAAGGTTGAAGAGGTCAATGTTGAGGTCATTTATGCCCTTGAGAATTCAGGATTTGTCCCGGTGATCGCCCCAGTTGGAGTTGGTCCCGACGGTACCGCCCACAATATTAACGCAGACCTTGTGGCAGGGGCAATCGCAGGGGCCCTCAAGGCTGAAAAGCTCATACTGCTTACAGATGTTCCAGGCGTAATGGTAAAGAGTGAAGACGGACAAGACAAATTAATACACTCCATGACAGTAAAAGAGGTGGATAAACTCATTGAAGAAGGCATCGCCCAAGGCGGCATGATACCTAAATTAAAGGCCTGCAAGAAGGCCTTAAATGCCGGAGTGAAAAAGGCCCATATTATTGACGGAAGGGTTGAACACGCAATAATTCTTGAACTCTTAACTGATGAAGGGATAGGGACAGAGGTAGTAGGCGAATGA
- a CDS encoding aspartate aminotransferase family protein: protein MSSFFENIADTYNRFPVTIVKGTGTKLYDEEGREFLDFTAGIAVCNLGHSNPELIEVAKKGLECLWHTSNLFWTRPQAALAKAICEHSFGEKVFFCNSGAEAVESAFKLMRRFGHETKGPGAVEVIALHGSFHGRTLGALSLTGQPQYQKGFRPLVPTVTFVPRNDIKALRLAIGKRTCGIILEPIQGEGGVHVLSDEFLLEARRLCDENGLLLCFDEVQVGIGRTGTLFAYEQTPVVPDLMCLAKALGNGLPIGALVAKKAIMSYLPPGTHASTFGGNPVISQVAQKVIEIIGDNAFLEGVKIKGELLKKGLMEIKADFPGLIKEVRGKGLIQAVEFNSPLEGIGSRFIDEGVLCLTPADRLLRVLPPLIIEEDEIKEFLNKFRNILEKYC from the coding sequence ATGAGTTCATTTTTTGAAAATATCGCAGATACCTACAATCGTTTTCCAGTCACAATTGTAAAGGGGACTGGAACTAAATTATACGATGAAGAGGGTCGGGAATTTCTAGATTTTACTGCAGGCATTGCAGTCTGCAATCTAGGTCACTCTAACCCTGAACTCATAGAAGTTGCTAAAAAGGGGCTGGAATGCCTTTGGCATACGTCCAATCTATTCTGGACAAGGCCCCAGGCAGCTCTAGCCAAGGCCATTTGCGAACACTCCTTTGGCGAAAAGGTCTTTTTCTGCAACTCAGGGGCTGAGGCAGTAGAGTCTGCCTTCAAACTCATGCGCCGATTTGGTCATGAGACAAAGGGACCAGGGGCAGTAGAGGTAATAGCCCTCCATGGTTCCTTTCATGGAAGGACTTTAGGGGCCCTGTCTCTTACAGGGCAACCTCAGTACCAGAAGGGATTTCGTCCTCTGGTCCCAACTGTGACCTTTGTGCCAAGAAATGATATCAAGGCATTGAGGCTAGCCATTGGGAAGAGGACCTGTGGTATCATACTAGAGCCAATCCAGGGAGAAGGCGGGGTACACGTCTTAAGCGACGAATTCCTCCTTGAGGCCAGAAGATTATGTGATGAAAATGGCCTGCTCCTCTGTTTTGACGAGGTTCAGGTAGGAATTGGGAGAACAGGGACTCTTTTTGCTTATGAACAGACTCCAGTCGTCCCAGACCTAATGTGTCTGGCAAAGGCACTTGGAAACGGTCTTCCAATTGGGGCACTTGTTGCGAAAAAGGCAATAATGAGCTACCTCCCTCCTGGGACACATGCCTCTACCTTTGGTGGTAATCCAGTAATCTCTCAAGTTGCCCAAAAGGTAATTGAGATCATAGGAGACAATGCCTTCTTGGAAGGCGTAAAGATTAAAGGTGAGCTCCTTAAAAAAGGACTCATGGAAATAAAAGCGGATTTCCCAGGCCTAATAAAGGAGGTGCGCGGCAAGGGCCTAATACAGGCAGTAGAATTCAACTCTCCGCTTGAAGGGATTGGTTCTAGATTTATTGACGAAGGAGTGCTATGCCTGACACCGGCAGACAGGCTCCTTAGAGTTCTTCCTCCCCTTATAATTGAGGAGGATGAAATAAAAGAATTTTTAAACAAATTTCGAAACATATTGGAAAAATACTGTTAG
- the argF gene encoding ornithine carbamoyltransferase, whose protein sequence is MSNKKLRHFLRVLDLNKDEILRILEGGFRLKRQKKAGIQPFPATGKSLGLLFEKPSTRTRVSFEAAMFNLGGQVTFMSSRDLQLTRGEPIKDTARVLSRYLDCVVIRTFGQAVVEEFAKWSTIPVINGLTDEHHPCQVLSDIMTVIECKGHNVEDLKIAWVGDGNNVCHSWIELSARLGFELKIACPKGFEPDETILAQAKDEGARVTISDDPFSAVSDADVINTDVWASMGQEDELEKRKQIFMPYQVNNELISKAPNDAIVLHCLPAHRGEEITDDVIESPQAPVWDQAENKMHLHASILFWALELKDGV, encoded by the coding sequence ATGAGTAATAAGAAATTAAGACACTTTCTTAGGGTACTTGATCTCAACAAAGATGAAATTTTACGTATTTTAGAAGGTGGTTTTAGATTAAAACGTCAGAAAAAGGCTGGAATTCAACCTTTTCCTGCAACGGGAAAGAGCCTTGGACTCCTTTTTGAAAAACCATCTACCAGGACAAGGGTCTCTTTTGAGGCAGCAATGTTCAATCTTGGCGGGCAGGTAACATTTATGTCTTCGCGAGACCTGCAACTGACCAGAGGTGAACCCATCAAGGACACAGCACGGGTCCTATCGAGATACCTTGACTGTGTTGTCATTAGGACCTTTGGTCAGGCAGTTGTGGAGGAGTTTGCAAAGTGGTCCACAATCCCTGTAATAAATGGCCTCACAGATGAACATCATCCATGCCAGGTGCTTTCGGACATTATGACAGTTATAGAATGCAAAGGACACAATGTTGAGGACTTAAAAATTGCGTGGGTGGGTGATGGGAATAACGTATGCCATTCCTGGATAGAGCTTTCGGCCAGACTAGGTTTTGAGTTGAAAATTGCATGTCCAAAGGGATTTGAGCCAGACGAAACCATCTTGGCTCAGGCCAAAGACGAAGGTGCAAGAGTCACGATTTCAGATGATCCGTTTAGCGCTGTATCTGATGCAGACGTAATAAATACTGATGTTTGGGCGAGCATGGGGCAAGAGGATGAACTTGAAAAAAGAAAACAAATCTTTATGCCCTATCAGGTAAATAACGAACTTATTTCAAAGGCCCCGAACGATGCAATAGTGCTTCACTGCTTACCCGCCCATAGGGGAGAAGAAATTACAGATGATGTAATTGAGTCTCCTCAGGCTCCTGTTTGGGATCAAGCAGAAAACAAAATGCATCTCCATGCAAGCATCCTTTTCTGGGCCCTTGAACTAAAAGATGGAGTGTAG